From a region of the Halomonas sp. HL-93 genome:
- a CDS encoding tyrosine recombinase XerC, which produces MNDTAVRHYAEAFLASLARHSSPATVAAYRQDIASLVAFIDRQADEAPGLFDQHLLRAFLGAERRRGLAPRSLARRRAALSRFAGYLVTQGVIDDNPLDLVRTPKQPKHLPRPVDVDTLARFLDTPHDDSPLARRDQAMLELLYSSGLRLAELAGLDIDALQERRVRVLGKGGKPRQVPVGRRAQQALAAWLSARPSLARDDEAALFVGQRGARLGHRAIQKRLAQLSIERGLPEHLHPHRLRHSFASHLLESSQDLRAVQELLGHANLSTTQVYTRLDWQHLATSYDAAHPRAKRRPSRSEP; this is translated from the coding sequence ATGAATGACACCGCAGTACGCCATTACGCGGAGGCGTTTCTGGCCTCGCTGGCGCGCCACTCAAGCCCGGCGACCGTTGCCGCGTATCGTCAGGATATCGCCTCGCTCGTGGCATTTATTGATCGCCAAGCGGATGAGGCGCCTGGGCTATTTGATCAGCACTTATTGCGTGCGTTTCTGGGTGCGGAGCGACGCCGGGGACTCGCGCCGCGCAGCTTAGCGAGGCGACGGGCGGCGCTATCGCGCTTCGCCGGTTACTTGGTGACGCAAGGGGTCATCGACGATAATCCGCTGGACTTGGTGCGTACCCCCAAGCAACCCAAACACCTACCCCGCCCGGTGGATGTGGATACGCTGGCGCGCTTTCTGGATACGCCACACGATGACTCGCCATTGGCGCGTCGTGATCAGGCGATGCTGGAGCTGCTGTATTCAAGTGGGCTACGCTTGGCGGAGCTAGCCGGGCTAGACATCGACGCCTTGCAGGAGCGCCGCGTGCGCGTGCTGGGTAAGGGCGGCAAGCCGCGTCAAGTGCCAGTGGGCCGCCGAGCCCAGCAGGCGCTGGCGGCGTGGCTGAGTGCTCGGCCGAGTCTGGCGCGTGACGATGAAGCGGCGCTGTTTGTCGGCCAGCGCGGTGCACGCCTAGGCCACCGGGCGATCCAAAAGCGCTTGGCGCAGCTTTCCATCGAGCGGGGGTTGCCCGAACACTTGCATCCCCATCGACTGCGCCACTCATTTGCCAGCCATTTGCTGGAATCTAGCCAGGACCTGCGCGCGGTGCAGGAGTTGCTTGGCCATGCCAACCTGTCGACCACCCAGGTCTATACGCGGCTTGACTGGCAACACTTGGCGACCAGCTACGATGCCGCGCATCCTCGGGCGAAACGCCGCCCCTCACGGAGCGAGCCATGA
- the yihA gene encoding ribosome biogenesis GTP-binding protein YihA/YsxC, translating into MPSYHDSPAVRLNYPTAQFMISAPTLALCPDDSGAEVAFAGRSNAGKSSAINALTQQKALARTSRTPGRTQLINFFSLMNNEACRLVDLPGYGYAKVPETVKLEWQQHMSDYLRGRFSLRGLVLLMDVRHPLTEFDQMMLEFADQRDMPVHILLTKADKLKKGPANAALQKVRSRLKEWEDLVSVQLFSSLKRDGVDTLAQRLDQWLQTPQ; encoded by the coding sequence ATGCCTTCCTACCATGATAGTCCAGCTGTGCGACTTAATTACCCCACCGCACAGTTTATGATCAGCGCACCCACGCTTGCCCTCTGCCCGGACGATAGCGGCGCCGAAGTGGCGTTTGCAGGACGCTCGAACGCGGGAAAGTCCAGCGCAATCAATGCGCTCACCCAGCAGAAAGCGCTTGCCCGTACTTCGCGCACACCGGGGCGCACCCAGTTGATCAACTTTTTTAGCCTAATGAACAACGAGGCCTGTCGCTTGGTCGACCTGCCTGGCTACGGTTACGCCAAAGTGCCCGAAACCGTCAAGTTGGAGTGGCAGCAGCACATGTCTGACTATCTGCGCGGCCGCTTCAGCCTCCGCGGATTAGTGCTGCTAATGGATGTACGCCACCCGCTCACCGAGTTTGACCAAATGATGCTTGAGTTTGCCGATCAGCGCGACATGCCGGTGCATATTCTACTTACCAAAGCCGATAAGCTTAAGAAAGGCCCCGCCAATGCAGCGCTGCAGAAGGTGCGTTCACGCCTGAAAGAGTGGGAGGACCTGGTATCGGTTCAGCTGTTTTCGTCGCTCAAGCGCGATGGCGTCGATACTCTGGCTCAACGCCTGGATCAATGGCTGCAAACGCCTCAATAA
- a CDS encoding HAD family hydrolase — translation MTPLKAITFDLDDTLWDNSGVMARTETGHYGWLLEALETWLAERRWSPVVLRFEDGLQDYLKRRQQLAVEVPERRGDFTWLRLRALEGQLEAQGLPRSAAQLWAAAAMNEFHRLRVQVTPHPEAAELLAALRQRYQLAAITNGNIHLKRQPLASYFHVAIAAGELLTPKPDPSAFLTALARLNVAPQNAMHVGDSWEEDIVPAQRLGMQAVWVSETRFDALPEGIHQIAHIKELPGVLATLNASY, via the coding sequence ATGACCCCTCTCAAGGCGATTACCTTCGATTTAGATGATACGTTATGGGATAACAGCGGCGTGATGGCACGCACGGAAACCGGGCATTACGGCTGGTTGCTGGAAGCCCTTGAGACGTGGTTGGCCGAGCGCCGCTGGTCACCCGTGGTGTTACGCTTTGAAGACGGGTTACAGGACTACCTAAAGCGCCGCCAGCAGTTGGCGGTTGAGGTGCCCGAGCGGCGCGGAGACTTCACTTGGTTGCGTTTGCGCGCACTGGAAGGCCAGTTAGAAGCCCAGGGCCTGCCGCGCAGTGCTGCCCAGCTGTGGGCGGCAGCGGCAATGAACGAATTCCATCGCCTGCGCGTGCAGGTGACGCCCCACCCAGAGGCCGCCGAGCTATTGGCAGCCTTGAGGCAACGCTATCAGCTAGCGGCAATTACCAACGGCAATATCCATCTCAAACGCCAACCTTTAGCCAGCTACTTTCATGTGGCGATTGCTGCCGGCGAGCTTTTGACCCCTAAGCCCGACCCTTCGGCGTTTCTCACCGCACTGGCACGTCTTAACGTCGCGCCGCAAAACGCCATGCACGTGGGCGATTCGTGGGAAGAAGACATAGTACCGGCACAGCGGCTGGGTATGCAGGCGGTGTGGGTTAGCGAGACGCGCTTTGATGCGTTGCCTGAGGGTATCCACCAGATTGCACATATCAAGGAGCTGCCGGGTGTGCTGGCAACGCTCAACGCCTCTTATTGA
- the lysA gene encoding diaminopimelate decarboxylase: MDHFNDRDGLLFAEDVPLDRIAETYGTPCYVYSKATLTRHFRAYTEALGSHPHLICYAVKANSNIAVLGLLAKLGAGFDIVSLGELERVLKAGGDPAKVVFSGVAKQPQEMARALEVGIKCFNVESRPELERLNAVAGELGKVAPVSLRVNPDVDAGTHPYISTGLKDNKFGIPVDDALAVYELAASLPNLKVKGLDCHIGSQLTETAPFLDALERLLVLMERLRERGIEIDHLDLGGGLGVPYRDETPPHPFDYASQLLNRLSRWEGGGQLTLLFEPGRSIAANAGVMLTRVEFLKPGETKSFAIVDAAMNDLIRPALYQAWQAIVPVDTRHQRETATYDVVGPVCETGDFLGQERELAIAAGDLLAVRSAGAYGFVMASNYNSRPRPAEVMVDGEHCHLVRARETLESLWAGEALLPEGAY; this comes from the coding sequence GTGGATCATTTTAACGACCGTGACGGCCTGCTTTTCGCTGAGGATGTCCCGCTTGACCGTATCGCCGAAACCTACGGCACGCCATGTTACGTCTATTCAAAAGCGACGTTAACGCGCCATTTTCGCGCCTACACCGAAGCGCTGGGCAGCCACCCGCATTTGATTTGTTACGCGGTGAAGGCCAACTCCAATATCGCCGTGCTGGGGCTTTTAGCCAAGCTTGGGGCGGGTTTCGATATTGTCTCGCTGGGCGAGCTTGAGCGTGTACTCAAGGCCGGAGGTGATCCGGCTAAAGTGGTGTTTTCCGGGGTCGCCAAGCAGCCCCAGGAAATGGCCCGTGCGCTTGAGGTGGGCATCAAATGCTTCAACGTCGAATCACGCCCCGAACTTGAGCGGCTTAACGCTGTGGCGGGCGAGCTGGGCAAGGTGGCGCCGGTGTCGTTGCGGGTCAATCCCGATGTGGATGCCGGCACCCATCCGTATATTTCCACCGGCCTTAAAGACAACAAGTTCGGTATTCCCGTTGATGACGCCCTGGCGGTCTACGAACTGGCGGCGAGCCTGCCCAACCTCAAGGTCAAGGGCCTGGATTGCCATATTGGTTCGCAGCTCACCGAAACCGCGCCATTTCTGGACGCCCTGGAGCGGTTGCTGGTGCTCATGGAGCGACTGCGCGAGCGCGGCATTGAGATCGACCATCTGGACCTGGGCGGCGGTCTTGGCGTGCCCTACCGCGATGAAACGCCGCCCCACCCGTTTGACTACGCCAGCCAATTGCTTAACCGGCTATCGCGCTGGGAAGGCGGCGGGCAACTGACATTGTTGTTCGAACCGGGTCGTTCGATTGCCGCCAACGCCGGGGTGATGCTGACCCGCGTAGAGTTTTTAAAGCCCGGCGAAACCAAGAGCTTTGCCATCGTTGACGCCGCCATGAACGACTTGATTCGCCCGGCGCTTTATCAGGCGTGGCAGGCCATTGTGCCGGTGGACACGCGCCATCAGCGCGAAACTGCCACCTACGACGTTGTGGGCCCGGTGTGTGAAACGGGGGACTTCCTCGGCCAAGAGCGCGAATTGGCGATTGCGGCGGGCGATTTGCTTGCCGTGCGTTCCGCCGGTGCCTACGGGTTTGTCATGGCCTCCAACTACAACAGCCGCCCGCGCCCCGCCGAAGTGATGGTGGACGGTGAGCACTGTCACCTGGTGCGTGCCCGTGAAACGCTGGAAAGCTTGTGGGCCGGCGAAGCGCTGCTGCCCGAAGGAGCCTACTAA
- a CDS encoding c-type cytochrome: MRTLLASLAIILGAVGTATANPRADADASAGESLAQPCAACHGQAGISSTGTFPHLAGQQMSYLAKQIMDIRDGHREVPQMEGQVDDYEDQDAWDVAAFYAEQEPHLGQAEDDAELLARGEALYRAGDQEKGIPACSACHTPTGGGIGSAAYPALSGLQTDYTISALQDFAAGDRDNDPNGVMRDIATKMNDDDMQAIANYLLGLN; this comes from the coding sequence ATGAGAACGTTACTGGCAAGCTTGGCCATTATCTTGGGTGCCGTGGGAACCGCCACAGCGAATCCTCGAGCAGATGCCGATGCGTCTGCTGGTGAATCCCTGGCACAGCCCTGTGCGGCTTGCCATGGGCAAGCCGGCATTAGTTCTACGGGTACGTTTCCACATTTGGCGGGTCAACAAATGTCCTACCTCGCCAAGCAAATCATGGATATTCGTGATGGCCACCGTGAAGTGCCGCAAATGGAGGGCCAGGTGGATGACTATGAAGACCAGGACGCCTGGGACGTTGCGGCATTTTACGCCGAGCAGGAGCCTCATTTAGGCCAGGCCGAGGATGATGCCGAACTGCTGGCCCGTGGTGAAGCGCTATATCGGGCAGGTGATCAAGAAAAAGGCATTCCTGCCTGTAGCGCTTGCCACACCCCTACCGGTGGGGGAATTGGCAGCGCGGCTTACCCGGCGCTCTCGGGGCTGCAAACCGATTATACGATTAGCGCCCTGCAAGATTTTGCCGCTGGTGATCGGGATAACGACCCCAATGGTGTGATGCGCGACATCGCTACGAAAATGAACGATGACGATATGCAAGCGATTGCGAATTATCTGCTTGGTTTGAATTAA
- a CDS encoding thiol:disulfide interchange protein DsbA/DsbL has protein sequence MLKTLMVAVAGLGLSAAVGAQELVEGEQYEALEEPVETQVEDGQIEVLEVFWFGCPHCYGLQPHVNEWYEALDDDVTIEKMPATMGGDWNTHANAFYAAKELGIEEDLHADFFDAIHQDERSLTEEDDIAAFFSDYGVSEDEAKEALTAFNVRSNVNKANSRMRDMRLMGVPAIVVDGQYVVTPSSAGSLENMPSVADDLVEKVREARDE, from the coding sequence ATGTTGAAAACATTGATGGTCGCGGTTGCTGGATTGGGTTTGTCGGCTGCGGTCGGTGCCCAGGAGTTGGTTGAAGGCGAGCAATACGAAGCCCTTGAGGAGCCGGTAGAGACCCAGGTAGAGGACGGGCAAATCGAAGTGCTTGAGGTTTTTTGGTTCGGCTGCCCGCATTGTTATGGCCTGCAACCCCACGTTAACGAGTGGTATGAAGCCCTTGATGACGACGTGACGATTGAAAAGATGCCCGCGACCATGGGTGGCGATTGGAACACTCATGCCAATGCGTTCTATGCCGCTAAAGAGTTAGGTATCGAGGAAGACCTACACGCTGACTTCTTTGACGCGATTCACCAAGACGAGCGTTCGCTGACAGAGGAAGATGATATCGCCGCTTTCTTCTCCGATTATGGTGTCAGTGAAGATGAAGCCAAAGAAGCGCTAACGGCGTTCAACGTACGTAGCAACGTGAATAAGGCCAATAGCCGTATGCGCGATATGCGCTTGATGGGCGTACCCGCAATTGTGGTCGATGGCCAATATGTCGTCACACCGAGCAGCGCCGGTAGCCTGGAAAACATGCCCAGCGTCGCCGATGATCTGGTCGAGAAAGTGCGTGAAGCGCGCGATGAGTAA
- a CDS encoding endonuclease/exonuclease/phosphatase family protein: MSELEARKPLLSSGHLRLLTFNLQVGIQTSAYHHYVTRSWQHFLPHPRRLQRLELMAEVMGKFDVVGLQEVDGGSFRSSRINQVEYLATKAGLPHHFQQLNRNLGRIAQHSNGLLSRLVPSQVEEHRLPGAMPGRGAIHARFGEGPDALHIFVAHLALSHRGRVRQLNYLSDIIQPLRHVVVMGDLNCTPDQLHAHERFNDSLPLHPVKPLLSYPSWQPRRALDHILLSQSLEVADVQVLDHLFSDHLPIAVDLPLPEACLAAIRSSV; the protein is encoded by the coding sequence ATGAGTGAGTTGGAGGCTCGTAAGCCGTTGCTAAGCAGCGGCCATTTGCGTCTGTTAACGTTTAATCTCCAGGTAGGCATCCAAACCTCGGCGTACCATCATTACGTGACGCGCAGCTGGCAGCATTTTTTGCCCCATCCCCGCCGGTTGCAGCGACTGGAGCTGATGGCCGAGGTGATGGGCAAGTTTGATGTGGTCGGGCTACAAGAAGTTGATGGCGGCAGCTTTCGCTCAAGCCGCATCAACCAAGTTGAATACCTGGCCACTAAAGCGGGCTTGCCTCACCATTTTCAGCAACTCAATCGCAATCTGGGGCGCATTGCCCAGCATAGCAATGGACTGTTGTCGCGGTTGGTTCCCAGTCAAGTAGAGGAGCACCGCTTGCCGGGCGCGATGCCCGGGCGCGGTGCTATTCATGCTCGCTTTGGAGAGGGGCCGGATGCACTGCATATTTTTGTCGCGCATTTGGCGCTGAGTCACCGCGGGCGTGTGCGGCAGTTGAATTACCTTAGCGATATTATTCAGCCGCTGCGCCATGTGGTGGTGATGGGGGATTTGAACTGCACGCCGGACCAACTTCACGCCCACGAGCGCTTCAATGACTCGCTGCCGCTACACCCAGTGAAGCCCCTGCTTAGCTACCCTTCCTGGCAGCCACGGCGCGCACTGGATCATATTCTGCTTTCCCAATCTCTTGAGGTGGCGGACGTGCAGGTGTTGGATCACCTGTTCTCTGATCACCTGCCGATTGCCGTTGATTTGCCGCTACCCGAGGCGTGTTTGGCGGCGATTCGCTCAAGCGTTTAA
- a CDS encoding TRAP transporter small permease subunit encodes MSDTTQIPAFIGALDRASEWFGRTLAWLIIIMMLIQFAIVLLRYAFSVNSIFMQELVMYMHASVFMLAAAYTFRHDGHVRVDIFYRGMSPRRQALINIAGIITLLMPVMIFVIASSLGYVANSWRIMETSSDHGGIPAVFVLKTLIPLFALLMIVQGAIEIVRNGYVLAGRIAPPAKDDNHLEERV; translated from the coding sequence ATGTCGGACACAACACAAATACCTGCGTTTATTGGTGCGCTGGACCGCGCTTCAGAGTGGTTCGGGCGCACCCTTGCGTGGCTGATCATCATTATGATGTTAATTCAGTTCGCGATTGTACTACTCCGCTATGCCTTCAGCGTGAACAGCATTTTTATGCAAGAGCTGGTGATGTACATGCATGCCAGCGTCTTTATGCTCGCTGCCGCCTATACCTTTCGCCACGATGGCCATGTGCGGGTCGATATCTTTTATCGAGGCATGTCGCCGCGCCGCCAAGCATTAATCAATATCGCCGGTATTATAACGCTACTGATGCCGGTGATGATCTTCGTCATCGCCTCCAGTCTGGGTTACGTGGCCAACTCCTGGCGCATCATGGAAACCTCTTCAGATCACGGTGGTATTCCGGCCGTCTTCGTACTGAAAACCTTAATACCGCTGTTTGCATTGTTAATGATCGTGCAAGGCGCGATTGAGATTGTACGGAATGGCTACGTGTTGGCTGGCCGAATAGCGCCGCCTGCCAAGGATGATAACCATCTTGAGGAGCGCGTTTGA
- the dapF gene encoding diaminopimelate epimerase: MLLHFTKMHGLGNDFMVVDLVTQRASLRNEQIRQLADRRFGVGFDQLLVVEPPRDPDMDFRYRIYNADGSEVENCGNGARCFARFVREQRLTHKHEICVETAGGPLVLNVQHDGMVRVDMGQPRFNPATVPFDAPGDQPLHDVEVDGETLAMSVVSMGNPHAVIQVESVDAAPVARLGPLIEAHPRFPSRVNVGFMQVLSASEIRLRVFERGSGETLACGTGACAAVASGIRQGILKSPVRVHLLGGELSIEWPSPESPLIMVGPATRVFDGRVVIN; this comes from the coding sequence ATGCTGTTGCACTTCACCAAAATGCACGGTTTGGGCAACGACTTTATGGTGGTCGACTTGGTCACCCAGCGGGCTAGTCTGCGCAATGAGCAAATCCGTCAGTTGGCGGATCGGCGCTTTGGTGTCGGCTTTGATCAACTGCTAGTGGTGGAGCCGCCCCGCGACCCAGATATGGACTTTCGTTACCGGATTTACAACGCCGACGGCAGCGAAGTCGAAAACTGCGGTAACGGCGCACGCTGTTTTGCGCGCTTTGTGCGCGAGCAGCGCCTGACCCACAAGCATGAAATCTGTGTGGAAACCGCGGGTGGCCCGCTGGTGTTGAATGTACAGCACGACGGTATGGTGCGAGTCGACATGGGCCAGCCGCGTTTTAACCCGGCGACTGTGCCGTTCGACGCGCCTGGTGATCAACCGTTACACGACGTTGAGGTAGACGGGGAAACGCTGGCGATGAGTGTTGTATCGATGGGCAATCCTCACGCGGTGATACAGGTTGAAAGCGTTGATGCCGCGCCGGTGGCGCGCCTCGGTCCGTTGATTGAAGCGCATCCGCGCTTCCCCAGCCGAGTGAACGTAGGCTTTATGCAGGTGCTGTCCGCCAGTGAAATTCGTCTGCGGGTATTTGAACGCGGCAGTGGTGAAACGCTAGCCTGTGGGACGGGTGCCTGCGCCGCAGTCGCCAGCGGTATTCGCCAGGGGATATTAAAAAGCCCGGTACGGGTGCATTTGCTTGGCGGTGAACTAAGCATCGAGTGGCCGTCACCCGAGTCACCGTTGATCATGGTAGGCCCGGCAACCCGTGTTTTCGACGGCCGGGTGGTGATTAACTAA
- a CDS encoding DUF484 family protein — MSQAPEPRKTLDPDQVAFWLARHPDFFVGREGLLQQLQVPHPHIDGAVSLLERLVIDLRQRAETAEGRLEHLLETARHNEAQYRRLRETLLALVEADTRDALAQALATQLSERFNTPAMALWCPATLSDSEPSPPQPPRHVLDQHAGARLSALLDGRTSRCAKLSVSDWKCLLPHIKAPRKAGSCAISRLSAGEPLGYLLLASPDAEQYRASMDTLFTEYLGDIVARLLIRLTPHE, encoded by the coding sequence ATGTCTCAAGCCCCCGAACCTCGCAAAACGCTCGACCCGGATCAAGTCGCGTTTTGGCTGGCTCGTCATCCCGATTTTTTTGTGGGTCGGGAAGGGTTATTGCAGCAATTGCAAGTTCCCCATCCGCATATCGACGGGGCGGTGTCGCTGCTTGAACGGTTAGTGATCGATTTACGCCAACGCGCTGAAACCGCCGAAGGGCGTCTTGAACATTTGCTGGAAACCGCCCGCCATAACGAGGCCCAGTACCGCCGGCTGCGCGAAACACTGCTGGCGCTGGTGGAAGCCGATACCCGTGATGCTCTGGCCCAGGCGCTGGCCACGCAGCTTAGTGAGCGCTTCAACACACCCGCCATGGCGCTATGGTGCCCCGCCACCTTGAGCGATAGCGAACCCTCGCCGCCGCAGCCGCCGCGCCACGTTCTGGACCAGCACGCGGGCGCACGACTGTCGGCGCTGCTGGATGGGCGCACAAGCCGTTGCGCCAAGCTCAGCGTGAGCGACTGGAAGTGTTTATTGCCCCACATCAAGGCACCTCGTAAAGCAGGCTCGTGCGCGATCTCCCGGCTTTCGGCGGGTGAACCGTTGGGCTATCTGCTGCTCGCAAGCCCCGATGCGGAGCAGTACCGCGCCAGCATGGATACGCTGTTTACCGAGTATCTGGGCGACATCGTCGCGCGGCTGCTGATTCGCCTAACCCCGCATGAATGA